The DNA window ATTGGCGTCGACTTGCCAGCGAAGTCCCACTCTGCGAGTGGAATACCTCGGCAGGGAACCGCTGCTCGCGCTTGTGCCGCAAGCACATGCTCTGGCAAAGCAGACCGAGATCACGCTGGACGATCTCAAATCGCAACGATTCCTGCTCCTGCACGAGATGCATTGTCTTTCGCAACAGGTGCATCACCTGCTCGAGTCGCGCCGTCTTCATCCAGAGGTCGCGCTGGCCGGAAGCCAGCTCAGCACAATCGCGAACATGGTCGCGGCTGGCATCGGCGTCTCGATCGTGCCGAACATGATGGTTAAACATCAAGCGACCCCTGGATGCGTTAGTCTGCCGTTCGCTCCGCCGATCCCCGAGCGGGAACTCAACTTTCTCCAAAACCCGCTACGGTTTCAGAGCAAAGCGGCGGCTGCCTTCCAGCGAGAAGCCGCAGCTTTATTGTCAGGCGATGATTCGTCGACAGGCGACGACGTGAAAAACTAAGCTTATCTCATCGTCTCCAACGCCGTCGCTACCATGGATAACATGGGCCACACGGCGAGGATCAGGATAACGCCAAAGACGGCGAGCTCAGGTAGGTACTGAGGTTGCGTCCTGTGCACATATCGTTCCTCGAGGAAGCGTGAGATGCGCTGTCCTATCGGTATTCTAGTTTCCATGCCTTAACCGGCCACAGTCGGAGGGCGGATTGAAAGACTTTATTCGTCTAGGCGCGATAGGTTTTGCCTATCCGGAGGATTCTTGGAGCTCGATCATTGTGCCGCGGCAATTTGAGGCGCCGCAGTGGCACGCGAACTTCTTCTTGGCTGATTCGGTGATCGGTTCGTCGAGTTCCATGTGATAATCATAAAGGAGTTCCTCGCCGGGTTGGATGTCGCGTATTGCATCAATAAAGACGCGGTCGTCTTCCTCGACCGCTTCGCAGTTTGGATCGCAAGAATGATTGATCCAGCGCGCGTCGTTACCGCCGACTTCCGGATTGATTACATCGCCGTTTTCCAGGCCGAAGTTGAAAGTGTGTGGATCGTCATGGTCGTCGGGAGCGGCTTCCCAGGAGACGCGTTCGCCTGTGTATTCGATGACGCGCGTGCCCTGGGGAATGAACTGCGCGGTGTAAACGCCCCGGCCGTGCACGCCGGACTTGCGAACCTCGATCTGCACGACCCGCCGCCGAGCTTTGCTTTTCTTCGCCATAGGCATTGGGGAATTGTCCTTGCTTCTAACGTCTGCTTGAGGCGGTGATTGCACTATTCTTCAATAGCGCCGCTTATTTTACGCAGGTGTTCCCGGAACGTGTAACCCGGATCGGCGGCGCGCTTCTGCAGATATCGCGCGAAGTCCCGCTGTTCGCGCAGCGAGCGCCCGCTCTTGATCGCCTCCGCCTGACGCCGTTCTCGTTCCCAGATTTCGTGTGCG is part of the Terriglobia bacterium genome and encodes:
- a CDS encoding LysR family transcriptional regulator, whose translation is FMEIHQLRYFVAVADEGNFSRAAAKVRVAQPSLSQQIRKLEAEIGQPLFDRLPRSVVLTEAGRCLLDYARQILASIGDARRCVDELKGKIAGDVAVGAIPTIAPYVLPELVVTFQKHYPDVTLHIVEDVTAVISRRVEAGELDVALASTCQRSPTLRVEYLGREPLLALVPQAHALAKQTEITLDDLKSQRFLLLHEMHCLSQQVHHLLESRRLHPEVALAGSQLSTIANMVAAGIGVSIVPNMMVKHQATPGCVSLPFAPPIPERELNFLQNPLRFQSKAAAAFQREAAALLSGDDSSTGDDVKN
- a CDS encoding SET domain-containing protein-lysine N-methyltransferase, translated to MPMAKKSKARRRVVQIEVRKSGVHGRGVYTAQFIPQGTRVIEYTGERVSWEAAPDDHDDPHTFNFGLENGDVINPEVGGNDARWINHSCDPNCEAVEEDDRVFIDAIRDIQPGEELLYDYHMELDEPITESAKKKFACHCGASNCRGTMIELQESSG